One window from the genome of Desulfonatronum sp. SC1 encodes:
- the phnC gene encoding phosphonate ABC transporter ATP-binding protein: MVTEHSTKGSGGKAPASLIVSNLVKAYVPGKPVLNDVSFSVGGQTTVAIIGPSGTGKSTLLRCINRLIDPTGGTISVAGLELSRLSGRALREARRHIGMVFQEFNLVERLTVIENVLCGRLGFVPVWRAFLRKFEQSDIDRAFELIDKVGLTDFATTRADALSGGQRQRVGIARAVMQNPALLMADEPTSSLDPKTSVEIMELLNDFSSSQGIPVLINIHDVNLAKRFADRVIGMSQGAIIFDGPPKELSDTHLKQIYGGEGWLT, from the coding sequence ATCGTGACGGAGCATTCCACGAAAGGAAGCGGGGGCAAGGCCCCAGCTTCCTTGATTGTTTCCAACCTGGTCAAGGCATACGTTCCGGGCAAGCCGGTCCTGAACGACGTTTCGTTCTCGGTCGGCGGGCAAACCACGGTGGCCATCATCGGGCCGTCCGGCACCGGGAAGTCCACGCTCTTGCGGTGCATCAACCGCCTGATCGATCCCACCGGAGGGACCATCAGCGTGGCCGGCCTTGAGCTGTCCAGGCTGTCCGGCAGGGCCCTGCGCGAGGCGCGCCGCCATATCGGAATGGTTTTTCAGGAGTTCAACCTGGTGGAGCGGTTGACGGTGATCGAAAACGTCCTCTGCGGCCGGCTGGGCTTCGTGCCGGTCTGGAGGGCCTTTCTGCGCAAGTTCGAGCAATCCGACATCGACCGGGCCTTTGAACTCATCGACAAGGTCGGATTGACGGACTTCGCCACCACTCGGGCCGACGCCCTCTCCGGAGGCCAACGCCAACGGGTGGGCATTGCCCGGGCCGTGATGCAGAACCCGGCCTTGCTCATGGCCGACGAACCCACGTCGTCGCTGGACCCGAAGACCTCCGTGGAGATAATGGAGCTGCTCAACGACTTCTCCTCGTCCCAGGGCATTCCGGTATTGATCAACATCCATGACGTGAATCTGGCCAAACGCTTCGCGGACCGGGTCATCGGCATGTCCCAGGGGGCGATTATTTTCGACGGGCCGCCCAAGGAGCTGAGCGACACCCATCTGAAGCAAATTTATGGCGGCGAGGGCTGGCTGACATGA